A window of Littorina saxatilis isolate snail1 linkage group LG7, US_GU_Lsax_2.0, whole genome shotgun sequence contains these coding sequences:
- the LOC138971314 gene encoding uncharacterized protein, with protein MAKSGKQASDDEGLGTGPVVAIVIVIVIVLVVVVVIVVIVVRRQNGAEKHNRASGPAGSISPGNSNVGGIQGHDNVVYFANRHEMDTIPPMSGNPANPENTPDYYNVSRTNSPGTGPSEPSQDNLYENTRTAPPTEEYAVVDKKGKKKKDLQPEDEYALPNKDQQKKKKRQKQAGQGQQKNAIPTENKTKKGRKTDQQANPSAFNSNAAGRSTQAEEAAAAGTSDYEPVAGDSGMTSSRKEQPSDMYNKLGNKERAGMQLDHPQAHYDHISAPYGDYSGMNLEDQIRDQQREAVADQYSHI; from the exons ATGGCCAAATCAGGCAAACAAGCCTCAGATGACGAAGGTCTTGGCACGGGACCAGTGGTGGCGATCGTCATTGTCATCGTTATTGttctcgttgttgttgtcgtcatcgtcgtcattgtTGTACGTCGCCAGAATGGTGCCGAAAAACACAACAG AGCATCTGGTCCTGCTGGTTCAATTTCACCTGGTAATTCCAACGTAGGCGGAATTCAAG GGCATGACAATGTAGTCTACTTTGCTAACAGACACGAAATGGACACCATCCCGCCGATGAGTGGAAACCCCGCAAATCCCGAAAACACTCCAGACTACTACAACGTATCTAGAACTAACTCTCCCGGAACAGGCCCTTCTGAGCCATCCCAAGACAATCTGTACGAAAACACTCGCACTGCGCCACCAACAGAAGAATACGCTGTCGTCGATAAGAagggaaagaagaaaaaagacctGCAACCAGAGGACGAGTATGCTCTTCCCAACAAAGatcaacagaagaagaagaagcggcAGAAGCAAGCTGGGCAAGGACAACAGAAGAACGCCATCCCGACCGAGAACAAGACGAAGAAGGGGAGGAAAACCGACCAACAAGCGAACCCATCTGCGTTCAATTCTAACGCAGCAGGTCGATCTACTCAAGcagaagaagcagcagcagcagggaCCTCAGACTACGAGCCAGTGGCTGGTGACTCAGGGATGACCTCGTCTCGCAAAGAACAACCAAGCGACATGTACAACAAGCTGGGGAATAAGGAAAGGGCTGGGATGCAACTGGATCATCCCCAGGCACACTATGACCACATCAGCGCCCCGTACGGGGACTACAGCGGTATGAATCTGGAGGATCAGATTCGGGACCAGCAGAGAGAGGCGGTGGCTGATCAGTACAGTCATATCTAG